A stretch of the Planktothricoides raciborskii GIHE-MW2 genome encodes the following:
- a CDS encoding ATP-dependent 6-phosphofructokinase translates to MKTRKRIGILTSGGDCPGLNAVIRAVVSHATLTYDWEVLGIVYATQGLIERKSVVLNVHGLDLRGIDPLLSAGGTILGSINKGDTEANADQVIAGYRDLGLDALIGVGGDGSLAILSQLAAKGNWNLVGVPKTIDNDVALTERSVGFDTAVNTIVDALYRLTFTAASHDRVMVVEVMGRDAGHLALHAGIAGGADCILLPEIPYSIENVCKKISELSDRWGRKFAIVVVAEGAKTSAGESRYYTDSHGELRLRGIGEYVADEICRVSGNSIEARVTVLGHVQRGGVPSAFDRLLATAFGKAAVDLIAEERYGRMVAWQNGEVVSVSLDDVFHKGTQPVNPDSGLVHTARALGIYIGDLPAVK, encoded by the coding sequence ATGAAAACTCGCAAAAGAATTGGAATTCTGACCAGTGGTGGAGATTGTCCTGGATTAAATGCGGTCATTCGTGCGGTGGTGAGTCACGCCACCCTGACTTATGATTGGGAAGTGCTAGGAATTGTCTACGCTACTCAGGGTTTAATTGAGCGGAAATCGGTGGTGTTAAACGTCCACGGTCTGGACTTAAGAGGAATTGATCCTTTGCTGAGTGCCGGTGGTACGATTTTGGGATCAATTAATAAAGGAGATACGGAAGCGAATGCGGATCAAGTAATTGCGGGTTATCGAGATTTAGGTTTGGATGCCTTGATTGGAGTTGGTGGTGATGGCAGTTTAGCGATTTTATCTCAACTGGCCGCTAAAGGAAATTGGAATCTGGTGGGAGTGCCGAAAACCATTGATAATGATGTGGCCCTGACTGAAAGATCCGTGGGATTTGATACGGCGGTGAATACCATTGTAGATGCTTTGTATCGCTTGACCTTTACGGCGGCAAGTCACGATCGCGTCATGGTGGTGGAAGTGATGGGCCGAGATGCCGGTCATTTGGCCTTGCACGCGGGAATAGCCGGGGGCGCCGATTGCATTTTATTGCCGGAAATTCCTTACTCGATTGAAAATGTTTGTAAGAAAATTTCTGAATTGAGCGATCGCTGGGGTCGGAAATTCGCGATCGTGGTCGTCGCGGAAGGGGCGAAAACCTCTGCTGGGGAATCTCGTTATTATACCGACTCTCACGGTGAACTCCGGCTGCGGGGAATTGGTGAATATGTGGCTGATGAAATTTGCCGGGTCAGTGGCAACTCAATCGAAGCCCGAGTCACGGTGCTCGGTCACGTCCAACGGGGTGGGGTGCCTTCGGCATTCGATCGCCTCCTCGCTACAGCGTTTGGCAAAGCAGCAGTGGATTTGATTGCCGAAGAGCGATACGGACGGATGGTGGCTTGGCAAAATGGAGAGGTGGTCAGTGTGTCACTGGATGATGTCTTCCACAAAGGCACTCAGCCAGTCAATCCCGATTCTGGTTTAGTGCATACTGCCCGCGCATTAGGCATTTATATTGGTGATTTGCCTGCGGTCAAGTGA
- a CDS encoding DUF2997 domain-containing protein, whose protein sequence is MEELEFVIYPDGRVVEKVTGIVGSSCAEVTAALEAQLGVVLSQQTTSEFFAPVVQQSTSAINVATYSDW, encoded by the coding sequence ATGGAAGAACTAGAATTTGTCATTTATCCCGATGGCCGAGTGGTCGAGAAAGTGACTGGCATTGTCGGTTCTTCTTGTGCAGAAGTCACCGCTGCACTGGAAGCCCAATTAGGAGTAGTTCTCAGTCAACAAACGACTTCAGAATTTTTTGCTCCTGTGGTGCAACAGTCAACGTCAGCGATCAACGTAGCAACTTATAGCGATTGGTGA
- a CDS encoding ferredoxin, translated as MAEFFDHEPQETPERSGFEPELGGVFRDAPERSGLEPELGGTLRQKGVYVDEQTCIGCKYCSHVARNTFYIEPDYGRSRVIRQDADPEELIQEAIDTCPVDCIHWVDYTELKELEAERQYQVVMPLGFPMDKAASAIGQRRKKQQSKRRKSS; from the coding sequence ATGGCTGAGTTTTTTGACCATGAACCCCAGGAAACACCCGAACGGTCTGGTTTTGAACCAGAGTTAGGGGGAGTATTTCGCGATGCCCCGGAACGGTCTGGACTGGAACCGGAATTAGGCGGAACCCTCCGCCAAAAAGGGGTATATGTGGATGAACAAACTTGTATTGGTTGCAAGTATTGTTCCCATGTAGCGCGAAATACGTTTTACATTGAACCTGATTATGGTCGTTCCCGTGTAATTCGCCAAGATGCGGACCCGGAAGAGTTGATTCAAGAAGCCATTGATACTTGTCCGGTTGATTGTATCCATTGGGTTGATTATACGGAGTTAAAAGAACTCGAAGCCGAACGTCAATATCAGGTGGTGATGCCACTCGGTTTTCCGATGGATAAAGCCGCGTCGGCGATCGGTCAACGTCGGAAAAAACAACAGTCTAAACGACGAAAGTCTAGTTAA
- a CDS encoding YiaA/YiaB family inner membrane protein: MKTIVAQKDTNAWIFQVWASFMIAISSMTVGIFYLPVDNWIKGYMGMGLVFTIGSSFSLAKTLRDQKEAENILARVDEARVEKILAEHSPLK; this comes from the coding sequence ATGAAAACAATTGTGGCGCAAAAAGATACAAATGCTTGGATTTTTCAGGTTTGGGCTTCTTTTATGATTGCCATATCGAGCATGACAGTGGGGATCTTCTATCTACCTGTGGATAACTGGATTAAAGGTTATATGGGCATGGGTTTAGTTTTTACCATAGGGTCATCATTTAGTCTGGCGAAAACGCTTCGGGATCAAAAGGAAGCTGAGAACATATTAGCGAGAGTAGATGAAGCGAGAGTAGAAAAAATCTTAGCCGAACATAGTCCACTGAAATAA
- a CDS encoding cupin domain-containing protein, translating into MKTLEYILSPYDYSQFMAENWTKKAIHISAGGNPRFDRLFSWQHLNYLLSYTDLDSNDIDLILNGKIVSRTEVVSPQEIFHPGKLLKFLQKGATLKFNNLQKRVPEIAEFVSELRYEIGYSNLTVNAYSSFPGKQGFVSHYDPYEIFILQIDGAKQWKVFPETLQYPLESQPSMYFEPPAAKPYLNTVLEPGDVLYLPKGHWHYAIAVGKPSLHITLGIHCATGIDFLEWVVNQLKQSPDWRKNLAFPTENYGKNIKTQLSALLEKLGEHTANSDLPAGYIYDLMTAAHPVNTYALPQQTGFNIFPKDINTRFRIPTWQRVIISQVSETAYKVKCWEKEVILPEVNQAFLEKLFSLEMFTGKDVMLWLPDLAWEDEIMPILSSLVQEGMIFVDSSNPVEEYLRREEDLETWDN; encoded by the coding sequence ATGAAAACTCTCGAATATATCCTCAGTCCTTATGATTACTCTCAATTTATGGCGGAAAATTGGACAAAGAAAGCCATCCATATTTCCGCTGGGGGTAATCCTCGATTCGATCGCCTCTTCTCTTGGCAGCATTTAAACTATTTACTCAGTTATACCGACTTAGATAGCAATGACATTGACCTAATTTTAAATGGCAAAATTGTCAGTCGGACGGAAGTGGTCAGCCCCCAGGAAATTTTTCACCCAGGCAAGTTACTTAAGTTTTTACAAAAAGGGGCTACGTTAAAATTTAATAACCTGCAAAAACGAGTCCCCGAAATTGCCGAATTTGTCTCGGAACTGCGCTATGAAATTGGCTACAGCAATCTCACGGTTAATGCTTATTCTTCCTTTCCGGGAAAACAAGGGTTTGTCAGTCATTATGACCCTTATGAGATTTTTATTCTCCAAATTGATGGGGCAAAACAGTGGAAAGTTTTTCCCGAAACTTTACAATATCCCTTAGAAAGTCAGCCGTCAATGTATTTTGAACCTCCAGCGGCAAAACCTTATTTAAATACGGTGTTGGAACCGGGCGATGTGTTATATTTGCCCAAGGGACATTGGCATTATGCGATCGCTGTGGGTAAGCCCTCATTACATATTACCTTGGGCATCCACTGCGCCACCGGCATTGACTTCTTAGAATGGGTAGTCAACCAATTAAAACAATCCCCAGATTGGCGAAAAAATCTGGCATTTCCTACAGAAAATTATGGGAAAAATATTAAAACTCAGCTATCTGCATTATTAGAAAAATTAGGAGAACATACCGCTAATTCTGATTTACCTGCGGGATATATTTATGATTTGATGACCGCAGCCCATCCGGTGAATACTTACGCATTACCCCAACAAACCGGATTCAATATATTTCCCAAAGACATCAATACTCGCTTTAGAATTCCTACCTGGCAACGAGTGATTATTTCCCAAGTTTCTGAAACCGCGTATAAAGTCAAATGTTGGGAAAAAGAAGTGATTCTGCCAGAGGTAAATCAAGCATTTCTGGAAAAACTTTTTAGTTTAGAAATGTTTACCGGGAAAGATGTGATGCTTTGGTTGCCAGATTTAGCCTGGGAAGATGAAATTATGCCAATTTTATCCAGTTTAGTCCAAGAAGGGATGATTTTTGTAGACTCTAGTAACCCGGTTGAAGAATATCTTCGCCGAGAAGAAGACTTAGAAACTTGGGATAATTAA
- a CDS encoding deaminase domain-containing protein — MNEHYGNEGIPAEYQTIAEALRAQVQQVRQKHIPPRINKITAVPESDGNVAVARLEIFSNPKQIYWFEATSKKSPLNIPGENGGPPQWFHPRLDKALQGEYYNDAHAEYKLFNAIAAKIQESNLPHDLEGILYLYTERDTCSGCYLTGDEFNQRFPNIRVIIFYDRLYP, encoded by the coding sequence ATGAACGAGCATTACGGAAACGAAGGTATTCCGGCTGAATACCAGACAATTGCTGAGGCGCTGCGGGCGCAGGTTCAGCAGGTAAGACAAAAGCATATTCCACCGAGAATAAATAAGATAACCGCCGTTCCAGAGTCTGATGGCAATGTGGCGGTTGCTAGACTAGAAATTTTTTCTAATCCCAAGCAAATATATTGGTTTGAGGCAACTAGCAAAAAATCTCCGCTAAATATTCCGGGTGAGAATGGTGGACCGCCCCAGTGGTTTCATCCAAGGCTCGATAAAGCTTTACAAGGAGAGTATTATAATGACGCTCATGCGGAGTATAAATTGTTCAATGCGATCGCGGCAAAAATTCAAGAGTCTAATTTACCGCATGATTTGGAGGGAATTCTCTACCTATATACAGAAAGAGACACCTGTTCGGGCTGTTACTTAACTGGAGATGAATTTAATCAGAGATTTCCAAATATTAGAGTGATTATTTTCTACGATCGCTTATACCCATAA
- a CDS encoding saccharopine dehydrogenase-like oxidoreductase, protein MTQEHLTNNINQKSPIRVGLLGFGGLGQAAARILAAKREMILVAIADKHGYAYNPEGLDPDQCMAAYHHQGSVGYLEAGGILSHNSIEELISSAPVDGYFLALPNLPNTFMASVAQQFMASGWRGVLVDAMKRTSAVEQLLALKADLSAAGITYMTGCGATPGLLTAAAALAAQSYTEIHSVKITFGVGIANWEAYRATIREDIAHIPGYTVDRAMAMTDEEVAALLDRTEGKITLENMEHADDIMLELAGICPRDRVTVGGVVDTRNAKKPLSTNVQITGRTFEGKISTHTFTLGDETSMAANVCGPAFGYLKAGINLQQRGIYGLFTAAEIMPQFVK, encoded by the coding sequence ATGACACAAGAGCATCTCACCAATAACATCAACCAAAAATCTCCCATCCGCGTCGGACTATTGGGCTTTGGGGGACTGGGACAAGCCGCTGCCAGAATTTTAGCCGCCAAACGGGAAATGATTTTGGTGGCGATCGCCGATAAACACGGCTATGCTTACAACCCCGAAGGCTTAGACCCAGACCAATGTATGGCCGCGTACCATCACCAAGGGTCTGTGGGTTATCTGGAAGCCGGGGGAATTTTGTCCCACAATAGTATTGAGGAGTTAATCTCTAGCGCCCCGGTAGATGGTTATTTCCTGGCATTGCCGAATTTGCCCAATACTTTTATGGCATCAGTAGCCCAGCAATTTATGGCGTCCGGTTGGCGCGGGGTGCTGGTGGATGCCATGAAGCGCACCAGTGCTGTAGAACAGTTACTCGCACTGAAGGCGGATTTAAGCGCGGCTGGGATTACTTATATGACGGGTTGCGGGGCAACTCCTGGGTTATTAACGGCAGCAGCAGCATTAGCGGCGCAAAGTTATACAGAAATTCATAGCGTTAAGATTACGTTTGGGGTGGGGATTGCTAATTGGGAAGCTTATCGGGCAACCATTCGCGAAGATATTGCCCATATCCCCGGTTATACGGTCGATCGCGCTATGGCTATGACTGACGAGGAAGTGGCAGCCCTACTCGATCGCACTGAGGGCAAAATTACTCTGGAAAATATGGAACACGCCGACGATATTATGTTGGAATTAGCGGGAATTTGTCCCCGCGATCGCGTCACCGTGGGCGGAGTGGTAGATACTCGCAATGCCAAAAAACCTTTGAGTACCAATGTGCAAATCACTGGTCGAACTTTTGAAGGGAAAATTTCTACCCATACCTTTACATTAGGGGATGAAACCAGCATGGCGGCCAATGTGTGCGGCCCGGCTTTTGGCTATCTCAAAGCTGGAATTAATTTACAGCAACGGGGAATTTACGGTTTATTTACCGCAGCGGAAATTATGCCCCAATTTGTGAAATAG
- a CDS encoding DUF1257 domain-containing protein: MSHFSQIKTQIRNLSSLESALSDLGIDWKSGPREVRGYRGQTTQAEIAIAQDNGYDIGFRWNGQEYELVADLQYWQQNLTVNGFLNQVTQRYAYHTVMNETAKQGFQVAETQKQADGSIRLVLQRWAS, encoded by the coding sequence ATGTCTCATTTCAGCCAAATTAAAACCCAAATCCGCAACCTGTCCTCTTTGGAGTCTGCTTTATCGGATTTGGGGATCGACTGGAAATCTGGCCCAAGAGAAGTGCGAGGCTATCGCGGTCAAACCACTCAGGCGGAAATTGCGATCGCCCAAGACAATGGTTATGACATTGGCTTCCGTTGGAATGGCCAAGAATATGAATTAGTTGCTGATTTGCAATATTGGCAGCAAAATTTAACGGTGAATGGTTTCTTAAATCAAGTCACCCAACGTTATGCCTACCATACGGTGATGAATGAAACTGCCAAGCAAGGGTTTCAAGTAGCGGAAACCCAAAAGCAAGCGGATGGTTCCATCCGTCTGGTGTTGCAACGCTGGGCAAGCTAA